From a single Cytophagales bacterium WSM2-2 genomic region:
- the katG gene encoding catalase-peroxidase: MGNSQSTNGEGKCPFHGGELKQAAGSGTRNRDWWPNQLKLNILRQHSSLSNPMDEKFNYADEFKKLDLAAVKKDIVKLMTTSQDWWPADYGHYGPLFIRMAWHSAGTYRISDGRGGAGAGQQRFSPLNSWPDNANLDKARLLLWPVKKKYGKKISWADLMILAGNCALESMGFKTFGFAGGREDVWEAQEDVYWGSEKEWLGDKRYTGDRELENPLAAVQMGLIYVNPQGPNGNPDPLLAARDIRETFGRMAMNDEETVALIAGGHSFGKTHGAADAGKYVGREPAAASIEEQSMGWKNTFGSGHGVNTITSGLEGAWTTTPTKWSNNFFQNLFGFEWELTKSPAGAHQWKPKGGAGAGTVPDAHDSSKRHSPTMLTTDLSLRFDPIYEKISKRFYENPEQFADAFARAWYKLTHRDMGPRARYLGSEVPKEELLWQDPLPAVTHKLIDDSDITSLKGKILASGLTVSQLVSTAWASASTFRGSDKRGGANGARVHLAPQKDWEANNPAQLATVLKTLEGIQKEFNTAQSSKKISLADLIVLAGCAGVEKAAKNAGQDVKVPFTPGRVDATQEQTDVESFAVLEPAADGFRNYQKSKHTASAEELLVDKAQLLTLTSPELTVLVGGLRVLNTNFDKSHHGVFTKRPEALTNDFFVNLIDFGTAWKATDESQKVFEGRDRATNAVKWTGTRVDLIFGSNSELRAIAEVYACEDAQGKFVNDFVAAWNKVMNLDRFDLA; the protein is encoded by the coding sequence ATGGGAAACTCTCAGAGCACAAACGGTGAAGGCAAGTGCCCCTTTCACGGCGGAGAACTAAAACAAGCCGCAGGCAGTGGCACAAGAAACCGCGATTGGTGGCCAAATCAATTAAAGTTGAACATCCTTCGTCAACACTCTTCCCTCTCCAATCCAATGGATGAGAAGTTCAATTACGCTGACGAGTTCAAGAAACTTGACCTTGCCGCAGTCAAGAAAGACATCGTCAAGTTGATGACTACATCCCAAGACTGGTGGCCTGCCGACTATGGTCACTATGGCCCCCTTTTCATCCGAATGGCATGGCACAGTGCCGGTACTTACCGCATTTCCGATGGTCGCGGTGGTGCAGGTGCAGGTCAGCAACGCTTCTCCCCGCTCAACAGTTGGCCTGACAATGCCAACCTTGACAAAGCACGTTTACTACTCTGGCCAGTGAAGAAGAAATATGGCAAGAAAATTTCATGGGCTGATCTCATGATCCTTGCCGGCAACTGCGCCCTGGAGTCAATGGGTTTTAAAACCTTCGGCTTTGCCGGTGGACGTGAAGATGTTTGGGAAGCCCAGGAGGATGTCTATTGGGGTTCTGAAAAAGAATGGCTGGGAGACAAGCGTTATACCGGTGATCGTGAATTAGAGAATCCTTTAGCTGCCGTCCAGATGGGGCTTATTTACGTGAACCCGCAAGGGCCTAATGGAAACCCTGATCCTCTTCTGGCTGCACGCGATATCCGTGAGACTTTCGGCCGCATGGCAATGAATGACGAAGAGACTGTAGCGCTGATTGCCGGTGGTCACTCATTTGGAAAAACCCATGGTGCCGCTGACGCAGGTAAGTATGTAGGCCGTGAACCTGCGGCTGCCAGCATTGAAGAGCAAAGCATGGGATGGAAAAATACTTTCGGCAGTGGCCACGGAGTAAATACAATTACGAGCGGACTTGAGGGCGCCTGGACAACAACCCCAACGAAGTGGAGCAACAATTTCTTTCAGAACCTTTTTGGTTTCGAATGGGAGCTTACTAAAAGCCCGGCGGGCGCACATCAATGGAAGCCCAAAGGAGGTGCAGGTGCTGGAACAGTGCCAGATGCGCACGACTCTTCAAAGCGTCACTCTCCTACTATGTTGACAACTGACCTCTCTCTGAGGTTTGATCCGATATATGAGAAAATCTCCAAGCGTTTTTATGAGAACCCCGAACAATTCGCAGATGCTTTTGCACGCGCCTGGTATAAGCTGACGCACCGCGATATGGGGCCACGTGCACGTTATCTCGGCTCTGAAGTACCTAAAGAAGAACTGCTCTGGCAAGACCCCTTACCAGCGGTCACCCATAAACTGATTGACGACAGTGACATCACTTCATTGAAGGGCAAAATACTTGCCTCGGGACTTACAGTATCACAACTCGTCTCTACGGCTTGGGCCTCTGCATCAACATTCCGTGGCTCAGATAAGCGCGGTGGTGCAAATGGTGCACGCGTTCACCTCGCACCTCAAAAGGATTGGGAAGCAAACAATCCTGCCCAACTGGCCACCGTGTTGAAGACTCTGGAAGGAATTCAGAAAGAGTTTAATACGGCTCAATCAAGTAAGAAAATATCTCTTGCCGACCTGATCGTGCTGGCCGGCTGTGCAGGTGTTGAGAAGGCGGCTAAAAATGCAGGACAAGACGTAAAAGTACCATTCACACCGGGACGTGTCGATGCCACTCAGGAACAAACGGATGTGGAGTCATTTGCTGTGCTGGAACCAGCGGCTGACGGGTTCAGAAACTATCAGAAAAGCAAACACACAGCTTCGGCAGAAGAGCTCTTAGTTGATAAGGCGCAGCTATTGACGCTAACTTCACCTGAGTTAACAGTTTTAGTCGGTGGTTTGCGTGTTCTTAATACCAACTTCGATAAATCACATCACGGTGTCTTTACCAAGCGCCCTGAAGCTCTGACCAATGACTTCTTTGTTAATCTGATTGACTTCGGAACCGCATGGAAAGCAACGGATGAATCTCAAAAAGTATTCGAAGGTAGGGATCGTGCAACAAACGCGGTGAAGTGGACTGGTACTCGTGTCGATCTTATTTTCGGATCGAATTCAGAATTGAGAGCCATTGCTGAAGTGTATGCCTGCGAAGATGCTCAAGGCAAGTTTGTGAATGACTTCGTAGCTGCATGGAACAAGGTGATGAACCTTGATCGCTTCGATCTCGCTTAA
- the citB_2 gene encoding DNA-binding response regulator: MSSTKLFIADDHQLIRDGLESLISGINGFELCGKACSGEELIDTLMKTKELPQVCVIDIEMPGMGGLATMKVVKEKFPLVKVIVLTMHEESFYFNRAVREGADAYLSKNINREVFADCVHKVMKGEVFSGIETGQASSANPSENKSIDALTMRETHILKLVAQGKTNKQIASELFISKRTVDTHRNNLMRKLKISSSVQLVHYAYSNNLV, translated from the coding sequence ATGAGCTCAACTAAATTATTTATTGCTGATGATCACCAACTGATACGTGACGGCCTGGAATCGCTCATTAGCGGAATCAACGGTTTTGAATTATGCGGAAAGGCCTGTTCAGGAGAAGAACTGATAGACACGTTGATGAAAACGAAAGAGTTACCACAGGTCTGCGTTATTGATATTGAAATGCCGGGCATGGGTGGCCTGGCAACGATGAAGGTCGTGAAAGAGAAATTTCCATTGGTCAAAGTCATTGTTCTAACCATGCACGAAGAGTCCTTTTATTTCAACCGCGCTGTGAGAGAAGGAGCTGATGCCTATTTGTCAAAAAATATTAACCGGGAGGTATTTGCAGATTGTGTACACAAAGTGATGAAGGGAGAAGTTTTCTCAGGAATAGAAACTGGACAGGCCAGTTCAGCAAATCCTTCCGAAAACAAAAGCATTGATGCTTTAACGATGCGCGAGACTCATATTTTGAAACTGGTAGCCCAAGGTAAGACCAACAAGCAAATCGCCAGCGAGCTTTTCATAAGTAAACGCACAGTCGATACTCATCGCAACAACCTCATGCGAAAACTGAAAATCTCTTCTTCCGTGCAGTTGGTACACTACGCCTATTCCAACAATTTGGTTTAA
- a CDS encoding ABC transporter permease, with protein sequence MFINYIKTAIRSLLRHRFFSAINIFGLAVAMSICMSMIMLVADQMSYDRYNTNADRIYRVKTIDVDDKGRVMLENQWNSGSPIPVGRELVEKYTGVEKAVSLTRGFGNGWLEFENQNVNIPLAGFFADAGTLDFFQYELQFGDAATALKEPFTVVLTRQASNKLFKQENPVGQTIKVGDLGTYTVTGVLKETGRKSHIVFEGLASMASMKSLEASGKLNKTSESWTTYWQSWTYIMVEKGKSEAEIQSHLDKIYAQHIGSNNRPGVFKMTFGLQHILDITPGDIMNNSIGPQLPWAFVYFLGGLALVILLTSCFNFTNLSIARSLTRAREIGVRKVVGAARRQIFTQFIVESVAVAFAALVFALVLLVVLKPMILELNFAKLFRWDLYNGFTVYAVFAVFALVVGLLAGFFPAVVLSGFQPIKVLKNLTNIKLFSRMGMRKALLVSQFTLSLFFIITVIVMYNQLNLFTHKDHGFNMKSNILVTLNSTSSSALKTELQKYSNIISVSAASHVPAAGTSWGAGIKRNPSDPDIIDVNYFMVDEDYAENMKVKLLAGNFFSERKGESNKNFVVINEAAVKKLKFKTAQEAIGEPIQYLNDTTTRTILGVVSNYNHRDLTREISPMLLLYEPREFNLLQVAYFGTYDNASKSIEKAWATVNPGLKIDYREVESEINKYYDVVFGDLLKVLGFVSFLAILISCLGMLGMATYATETRIREISIRKVLGSSSAALVLLLSRGFLSILAIAIGIGVPLSYFVNNFWLELIANHTTIGIGVISISVMTLALFGAVTIGSQTIRATFVKPVDNLKNE encoded by the coding sequence ATGTTCATCAACTACATCAAGACCGCTATTCGCAGCCTGCTTCGTCACCGCTTTTTTTCGGCCATTAACATTTTTGGATTGGCTGTGGCGATGTCCATATGTATGAGCATGATCATGTTGGTGGCGGACCAAATGAGTTACGACAGGTACAATACAAACGCTGATCGTATTTACCGTGTGAAAACCATCGATGTGGACGACAAGGGCAGAGTCATGTTGGAAAACCAATGGAATTCCGGAAGCCCTATTCCCGTTGGGCGGGAACTGGTTGAGAAGTATACCGGAGTGGAAAAAGCCGTAAGCCTAACACGTGGTTTTGGAAATGGCTGGCTTGAGTTTGAAAATCAAAATGTAAATATTCCCCTGGCCGGATTCTTTGCCGATGCCGGAACGCTTGACTTCTTTCAATACGAACTTCAATTCGGTGATGCAGCAACAGCGTTGAAAGAGCCTTTCACCGTAGTGCTGACACGCCAGGCTTCCAACAAACTTTTCAAACAAGAAAATCCTGTAGGGCAAACGATCAAAGTCGGAGATCTCGGAACCTATACTGTCACAGGAGTATTAAAAGAAACAGGTAGAAAATCGCATATCGTTTTCGAAGGACTTGCCAGCATGGCATCCATGAAAAGCCTAGAGGCCTCCGGTAAGCTGAATAAAACTTCTGAGAGCTGGACTACTTACTGGCAAAGCTGGACTTACATCATGGTTGAAAAAGGAAAATCGGAAGCAGAAATCCAATCACACCTTGACAAGATATATGCACAACACATCGGCTCTAACAACCGACCAGGAGTTTTTAAAATGACTTTTGGCCTACAACACATACTTGACATCACTCCTGGTGATATCATGAACAATAGCATCGGCCCTCAGTTGCCATGGGCTTTTGTTTACTTTCTTGGTGGCTTGGCTTTGGTAATCCTGCTTACCTCCTGTTTTAATTTCACTAATTTATCTATTGCCCGTTCGCTCACGCGCGCCCGGGAGATCGGTGTACGCAAGGTTGTAGGCGCGGCACGCAGGCAGATTTTTACTCAGTTCATTGTTGAATCGGTCGCTGTTGCTTTTGCAGCATTGGTTTTTGCATTGGTGCTTTTGGTAGTATTGAAACCGATGATCCTCGAATTGAATTTCGCAAAACTATTCCGGTGGGATTTGTACAATGGATTTACGGTGTATGCTGTCTTTGCAGTTTTTGCATTAGTCGTTGGGTTATTGGCCGGTTTCTTCCCTGCCGTGGTGTTATCGGGATTTCAACCTATTAAAGTCTTAAAGAACCTGACCAATATTAAGTTGTTCTCACGCATGGGCATGCGCAAGGCCCTGTTGGTTTCTCAATTCACTTTATCATTGTTTTTTATTATCACTGTCATCGTCATGTACAATCAGTTGAATCTGTTCACACACAAAGACCATGGATTCAACATGAAAAGTAACATCCTGGTGACACTCAACAGTACTTCAAGCAGTGCGTTAAAAACCGAATTGCAGAAATACAGCAATATCATATCTGTATCGGCGGCATCACATGTGCCGGCAGCAGGTACATCCTGGGGTGCAGGCATCAAGAGAAATCCAAGTGACCCTGACATAATCGATGTCAACTATTTCATGGTAGATGAAGATTATGCTGAAAATATGAAGGTGAAACTTCTTGCTGGTAATTTCTTCAGTGAGAGGAAAGGTGAATCCAATAAGAATTTTGTTGTGATCAATGAAGCAGCCGTTAAGAAGTTGAAGTTTAAAACCGCACAAGAAGCCATCGGTGAGCCTATCCAGTATTTAAATGACACCACCACCAGAACGATCCTCGGTGTTGTGAGTAACTACAATCATCGCGACCTGACACGTGAGATAAGCCCGATGTTACTGCTTTACGAACCGCGCGAGTTCAATCTCCTGCAGGTAGCCTACTTCGGAACTTATGATAACGCCAGCAAATCCATTGAGAAAGCATGGGCTACTGTAAACCCCGGGCTGAAGATCGACTACCGGGAAGTGGAATCCGAAATCAACAAATACTATGATGTTGTCTTTGGCGATTTGCTGAAGGTTCTGGGTTTTGTTTCGTTCCTGGCTATTCTAATTTCATGTCTTGGGATGTTGGGTATGGCAACATATGCTACCGAAACTCGGATCAGGGAAATTTCCATTCGAAAAGTACTGGGCTCCAGTAGTGCAGCTTTGGTTCTATTGCTATCCCGCGGGTTCTTGTCAATCCTTGCTATTGCCATTGGAATTGGTGTGCCTCTCTCCTATTTCGTTAATAACTTTTGGCTTGAATTGATAGCCAACCACACGACAATTGGAATTGGCGTCATTAGCATAAGTGTAATGACCCTGGCTTTGTTTGGCGCTGTCACCATTGGATCGCAAACTATTCGTGCCACTTTTGTCAAACCTGTGGACAATCTGAAAAACGAATGA
- a CDS encoding PadR family transcriptional regulator: MIPKNLTAASTKLIILGILRQGNSYGYLIIKKIKELSGGKMEYSDGMLYPVLHNLEKSGLIESKWVMEDDTRPRKYYEITEMGKKELVAEKEHWSNVNSVLDGIWKLKPVK, translated from the coding sequence ATGATTCCTAAAAACCTGACCGCGGCTTCTACCAAACTTATTATTCTTGGAATACTCAGGCAAGGGAATAGTTATGGCTATCTCATTATTAAAAAAATCAAGGAATTGTCAGGGGGTAAAATGGAATACTCTGACGGCATGCTTTATCCTGTGCTTCACAATCTCGAGAAGAGCGGCTTGATTGAATCCAAGTGGGTAATGGAAGATGATACGAGGCCGAGAAAGTATTATGAAATCACTGAGATGGGCAAAAAGGAATTGGTAGCTGAAAAGGAGCATTGGTCGAACGTGAATTCAGTGCTCGATGGGATTTGGAAACTCAAACCGGTAAAATAG
- a CDS encoding ABC transporter permease, which produces MFDLEKAILQWVKSFGKHQAFDHGAIREMELHLRDHITDLISQGHSEQEAFKLAVAEFGDIRGMAQEEFQNLQRKRTVSSVMHAAMIRSFYFTGVRHFFKHKNYFLISTSGLALGIACFIMISLYVVSELSYDNFHTKLKNVYRVNTRFSNPKGSGDRATSHSPLARTMLNTYPEVAQATRVLRIGSLRIGTAGSGREHYSEDGILFADSTFFDVFDFKLIKGNPRTALVKPASLVLTETYAKKYFGDEDPIGQQITVEDDDRFFYVVTGVVADVPANSHLQFDILISLSTGEQWNDDRWIASTSVHTYVVLRDDANEKAFEKKLRDIIYKYLGPEIERYSGLTMAQWEKAGGYTGYYLIPLKNIHLYSTSTEELEPGGNISYIYMYGLIALIILFIAVFNFVNMAIAQSALRAKEVGIRKVIGSTRSGLIFQFIVESVMVSVFATVLASILVVLLKPSFTALVHKELAFSVISNYTGALALFGLAIIVGILAGSYPAFVLSAFQPTDVLKGTFNKGTRAGWIRNLLVVTQFTASIVIIISTMVVYKQLDFMLTRNLGFTKDNVLVIQRPDKLKTGQETFKNDLLTNPDIVTVAHSNTLPGKLYPERSYRVKGDDESFVFKFNHASYSFQEVMGFQLIAGRFFSKEHRLDSSAVVINEAAAKKLGFDDPIGKELTSAWHKKGELLTIIGVVKDFNIESLHKNIDPIAMELMPENSIEGGFITVRISSGENIRKTVQSIADTWSKHSNGKLFEAFFLDQDYENIYQSEFTTGNVLVVFAGLSIFIACLGLVGLLAFTATVRKKEMGIRKILGAGPGQLINLLSADVLRLIAAATVVAWPLAYVAASYWLRNFIVRIEINPWLYFLATLTVALMCAAAISFQVVKAATGNPVHSLRQE; this is translated from the coding sequence ATGTTTGATTTGGAGAAAGCCATACTGCAATGGGTCAAGTCGTTCGGCAAGCACCAGGCTTTCGACCACGGGGCAATACGGGAAATGGAATTGCACCTTCGTGATCACATCACAGATCTCATCTCACAGGGTCATTCGGAACAAGAAGCATTCAAGCTTGCAGTTGCTGAATTTGGTGACATCCGCGGAATGGCTCAAGAGGAATTCCAAAATCTTCAAAGGAAAAGAACAGTGAGTTCGGTGATGCATGCTGCCATGATCAGGAGTTTTTACTTCACAGGAGTCCGTCATTTCTTCAAGCATAAAAACTATTTTCTCATCAGTACTTCTGGGCTGGCATTAGGTATCGCCTGCTTTATTATGATCTCATTGTATGTTGTCAGTGAACTTAGTTATGACAACTTTCATACGAAGTTAAAAAACGTCTACAGGGTCAATACCAGGTTCAGCAACCCAAAGGGATCGGGCGACCGTGCCACCAGCCATTCACCTTTGGCGAGAACGATGTTAAACACGTATCCCGAAGTCGCCCAGGCGACTCGCGTGCTGCGCATCGGTTCTTTGCGGATTGGAACGGCTGGCTCCGGAAGAGAACATTACAGTGAAGACGGAATATTATTTGCGGACTCGACTTTTTTTGACGTCTTCGATTTCAAATTGATAAAAGGAAATCCGAGGACTGCATTGGTTAAACCGGCATCGCTGGTATTAACAGAGACGTATGCTAAAAAATATTTTGGTGACGAAGATCCCATCGGGCAGCAGATCACAGTCGAAGATGATGACCGTTTTTTCTATGTAGTAACTGGAGTTGTGGCCGATGTGCCCGCCAATTCTCACCTTCAGTTTGACATATTGATCTCTTTGAGTACAGGTGAACAATGGAATGACGACCGCTGGATTGCTTCAACAAGTGTTCATACCTATGTGGTGCTCAGAGATGATGCCAACGAAAAAGCATTTGAAAAGAAACTGCGGGATATCATTTATAAATATTTAGGGCCAGAAATAGAGCGCTACTCCGGTCTCACGATGGCCCAATGGGAGAAAGCCGGTGGCTATACCGGGTACTACCTGATTCCACTTAAGAATATTCACTTGTATTCTACCAGCACGGAAGAGCTGGAGCCGGGGGGCAACATTTCTTATATATACATGTACGGATTGATTGCATTGATCATCTTGTTCATAGCCGTATTCAATTTCGTCAATATGGCCATAGCCCAATCAGCTTTAAGAGCAAAAGAAGTAGGCATAAGAAAAGTAATTGGGTCAACGAGATCAGGGTTGATATTCCAATTCATCGTTGAGTCTGTCATGGTTTCTGTTTTTGCGACAGTTCTGGCTTCCATATTAGTTGTGTTGCTCAAACCTTCGTTCACAGCATTGGTGCATAAAGAACTTGCTTTCAGTGTTATTTCAAATTACACAGGAGCTTTGGCGCTATTCGGACTTGCTATTATTGTTGGTATACTGGCCGGTTCGTATCCCGCATTTGTGCTATCCGCTTTTCAACCAACTGACGTGTTAAAAGGAACCTTTAACAAGGGGACTAGAGCAGGATGGATTAGAAACCTACTGGTCGTTACACAGTTTACCGCCTCCATCGTCATCATTATCAGTACAATGGTGGTGTACAAACAACTGGATTTTATGCTCACCAGGAATCTTGGTTTTACGAAAGACAACGTCCTGGTGATACAGAGGCCCGACAAATTAAAAACTGGCCAGGAGACATTTAAAAACGATCTCCTAACGAATCCTGACATTGTCACAGTGGCCCATTCGAATACTCTTCCCGGAAAGCTATATCCTGAAAGGTCATACCGGGTCAAGGGCGATGACGAAAGTTTTGTATTCAAGTTCAATCACGCGAGCTATTCTTTCCAGGAAGTAATGGGTTTCCAGTTGATCGCCGGCCGATTTTTTTCAAAAGAGCACAGGCTCGATTCAAGTGCGGTGGTGATCAATGAAGCTGCTGCAAAGAAATTGGGGTTCGATGATCCGATAGGCAAAGAACTGACTTCCGCCTGGCATAAGAAGGGCGAGCTCTTAACGATCATCGGTGTAGTGAAAGATTTTAATATCGAATCGCTTCATAAGAATATTGATCCCATTGCTATGGAACTAATGCCTGAAAATTCAATTGAAGGCGGGTTTATTACAGTACGAATCAGTAGTGGTGAAAATATCAGGAAAACGGTACAGTCTATTGCGGACACATGGTCAAAGCACTCCAACGGAAAACTCTTTGAGGCTTTTTTCCTGGATCAGGACTATGAGAATATCTACCAATCAGAATTTACTACGGGAAATGTTCTGGTCGTATTTGCAGGTCTGTCTATTTTTATTGCTTGCCTCGGTTTGGTTGGGCTGCTTGCCTTCACCGCCACTGTGCGGAAGAAAGAAATGGGCATTCGCAAAATTCTTGGTGCGGGACCAGGCCAGTTGATCAATCTGTTATCGGCAGATGTATTGAGACTTATTGCAGCCGCTACAGTAGTGGCCTGGCCTTTGGCTTATGTGGCTGCCAGCTATTGGCTTAGGAATTTTATTGTACGAATAGAAATCAATCCTTGGTTGTATTTCCTGGCGACACTGACAGTAGCGTTGATGTGTGCAGCTGCGATCAGCTTTCAGGTTGTAAAAGCTGCTACTGGAAATCCGGTTCACTCTCTTCGCCAGGAGTAG